One Proteinivorax tanatarense DNA segment encodes these proteins:
- a CDS encoding ABC transporter permease: protein MKCITTLALRYLWQQRKRTALTILGIIISVSMLTSIGILLLSFWESEIERQKETLGAFQAATFVDQKGYEKIISNPQIDKIAYSMFVENGVFDDETVIDLYGYKGDYFYLNSLSLSEGREPQKNDEIALYATVARKLGLTIGDTLEMPVGFVEEDEVEEGVWEQSFEHRDDKQFKVVGLLEDMSLFRGTSKDIAFTSHDYAVQRSNENSFKDVYFTVKDGLIVKDVVEDIQTGLDDQSFRYNDRLLTLQRQPVQEHNIETMASLVAVVVFLVLVVCGATIAVIYNSFNISVLERIRQFGIIGSVGTTPRQIRRIVFVEAGVQTLIAIPLGIVSGIMAMHVVFYLLSISAYSSFSEITIFYSTKVLVACAAIGAFTVFLSALIPAILAGKKKPLEAIFYRPKVKRKKFKRRKGFIVKRFLAAEKALAYKNLQRNKKRSILTAFALSISVILFIVFYVFSYYALNIQDDFGGFEYDFEIQRRHGNPYTEEDYEEIKSLPKIKEVKPVRRQQAIGIVDMDKITDEYKNVPWFSNEDSNIIGGEIFGYTQDQLDSAEEYLLGGKIDKEMLAQDNGVLLIQNKLVYHDNEKIEYQVTDYAVGDKIDLVLDSDEIQLYREEQIELEALEITTLTVMGILEKDPFFNANGLNFITAEDFYVGQVREGYDMFYVNGVEDLDNETHMELSQQLANISYRSEDGRFFDAYNAVRRERQLIIEASVFIYGFIVLISFIGALNIINTISTNLLTRTKEFAMLRAVGMGPKSLVNMIRYEAILSGLIGVIYGCIIGNLLGYWLYKLMSDVRHVPWDFPWTANIIVIVAAIMMSLLASRATVQRVKKMNIIETLREE, encoded by the coding sequence ATGAAATGTATAACCACCTTGGCTTTAAGGTATTTATGGCAACAAAGGAAAAGAACAGCTTTAACGATATTGGGAATTATTATATCTGTTTCTATGCTAACATCTATTGGCATCCTTTTGCTTAGTTTTTGGGAAAGTGAGATAGAGAGACAAAAAGAGACACTAGGGGCTTTTCAGGCCGCAACCTTTGTCGACCAAAAGGGCTATGAAAAAATTATTTCAAACCCTCAGATAGACAAAATAGCTTACTCAATGTTTGTTGAAAATGGGGTTTTTGACGACGAAACTGTTATTGACCTTTATGGTTATAAAGGAGATTACTTTTATCTTAATAGTCTTAGTTTGAGTGAAGGTAGGGAGCCACAAAAAAATGATGAAATTGCTTTATATGCAACAGTAGCTAGGAAATTGGGGCTTACTATAGGAGATACTTTGGAAATGCCAGTGGGTTTTGTTGAAGAAGATGAAGTAGAAGAAGGTGTTTGGGAACAAAGCTTTGAGCACAGGGATGATAAACAATTTAAAGTAGTTGGCCTGCTGGAGGATATGAGTTTATTCAGAGGAACAAGCAAGGATATAGCATTTACTTCTCATGATTATGCTGTTCAGAGAAGTAATGAAAACAGTTTTAAAGATGTTTACTTTACCGTAAAAGATGGGTTAATTGTTAAAGATGTAGTGGAAGACATCCAAACGGGACTAGATGACCAAAGCTTTAGATATAACGACAGGTTACTGACCTTGCAGAGACAACCTGTTCAAGAACATAATATTGAAACTATGGCATCTCTAGTAGCTGTAGTTGTGTTTTTAGTGCTAGTGGTTTGTGGAGCTACAATAGCAGTTATCTATAATTCCTTTAATATATCAGTATTAGAGCGAATAAGGCAATTTGGTATCATAGGTTCTGTTGGAACTACACCTAGGCAAATACGTAGAATCGTATTTGTGGAGGCTGGGGTTCAAACTCTTATTGCTATACCGCTGGGGATTGTTTCGGGAATTATGGCTATGCATGTAGTTTTTTATTTGCTATCAATAAGTGCCTATTCAAGCTTTAGTGAAATAACGATATTTTACTCCACAAAAGTGTTGGTGGCATGTGCAGCAATAGGAGCATTTACGGTTTTTTTATCAGCACTTATTCCTGCAATTCTAGCGGGCAAAAAGAAACCGCTAGAAGCAATATTTTACAGGCCAAAGGTAAAAAGAAAAAAGTTTAAAAGGAGAAAAGGTTTTATAGTTAAAAGGTTTCTTGCGGCGGAAAAAGCATTAGCTTATAAAAACCTTCAAAGAAACAAAAAGAGATCTATATTAACTGCTTTTGCTTTGAGTATCAGCGTAATTCTGTTTATTGTTTTCTATGTTTTTAGTTATTATGCACTCAATATACAAGACGATTTCGGTGGTTTTGAATATGACTTTGAAATTCAAAGAAGACATGGGAATCCATATACAGAAGAGGATTATGAAGAAATAAAAAGCTTGCCCAAAATTAAGGAAGTTAAGCCAGTAAGGCGACAACAGGCAATTGGGATAGTTGACATGGATAAAATTACAGATGAATATAAGAATGTCCCTTGGTTTTCAAATGAAGATTCTAATATAATTGGGGGCGAGATTTTCGGATATACCCAAGACCAATTAGATTCTGCTGAAGAGTACTTGCTAGGCGGTAAAATAGACAAGGAAATGCTGGCTCAGGATAATGGAGTTTTATTGATACAAAATAAATTAGTATATCACGATAATGAAAAAATAGAATATCAGGTAACAGATTATGCCGTAGGTGATAAGATAGACCTTGTGCTAGATTCCGACGAAATACAACTATATAGAGAAGAGCAAATTGAGTTAGAAGCATTGGAAATAACTACATTAACTGTTATGGGTATATTAGAGAAAGATCCTTTTTTCAATGCTAACGGCTTAAACTTTATTACAGCAGAAGATTTTTATGTGGGTCAAGTAAGGGAAGGGTACGATATGTTTTATGTAAATGGGGTGGAAGACCTAGATAATGAAACTCACATGGAGCTTTCCCAACAGTTAGCTAATATTTCTTATAGATCCGAGGACGGAAGGTTTTTTGATGCTTATAATGCAGTGCGTAGAGAGAGGCAGCTAATAATTGAAGCTTCGGTATTTATATATGGGTTTATTGTGCTAATTAGTTTTATTGGAGCGCTAAATATAATAAATACTATAAGCACTAATCTTTTAACACGAACTAAAGAATTCGCTATGTTACGGGCTGTAGGGATGGGGCCTAAAAGTTTAGTTAACATGATTAGATACGAAGCTATATTAAGCGGATTAATAGGGGTTATTTATGGGTGTATAATCGGAAACTTGTTAGGGTATTGGCTCTACAAACTAATGAGTGATGTAAGGCACGTTCCATGGGATTTTCCATGGACTGCAAATATTATTGTAATAGTAGCAGCCATTATGATGTCGTTGTTAGCTTCTAGGGCTACAGTACAAAGGGTAAAAAAGATGAATATAATTGAGACACTTAGAGAAGAATAG
- a CDS encoding ABC transporter permease codes for MTGEQFKQLEDNVKVEQAAYEIYLPISDDLTKQHAIEIIGYCGDYFDLTNYKLNEGREPNQNNEIAIEKSMTLRHGLSVGDTFQLPVKNDELKEFEIVGIVDVVNDGYYHNQKVFFTKQAIYNMENDFISRTFFTVTDGFSVKEVGGNIKTDLNLENLSYNHNLLFYLGQPLDEMDIAAYVSLATVVLFLSIIVCLATIAVIYNSFNISFLERVKQIGIIRSIGCTPKQTSQIFFIEAAIQCFIAIPFGTFAGIGAMHVVFYILSQGSYSSFANFTVTISPLVITISSIMVILSVLISAFIPLIKTRKKQPIEAIFYQSSLKRPRYKKGKGSILSKIFAWEIILAFKNLQRNKRRFITTAFSLGISVILFIVFSIFAQYTFSTASERASYENNDFELLCFEQLYSLEDYQKIQDLSNVKSIYPLMETDVSINMEKSNTGEFLEASFRGYNKKAIKKSQDYLVQGKIDVDKNDGAMLVKTGRETEKLDYSVGDKISFCIKEEDKDVELEIVGILEFPPLSQNYRGETRPIIITAKETYTQITGIDEYNGFYVNAVEDIDFESHINLSENLSEIVQKNSGEFRDALADIRRGQQTKIETFVFIYGFVALISVIAVLNIITTISTNLLTRTKEFAMLRAVGLSPQTLCNMVRFEAIFTGLIGVTYGLIIGNILGYWLYNIMIDIHQAPWNFPWRANMIVIIAVILVSLMASYTTISKVKKMNIIDEIRMED; via the coding sequence TTGACTGGAGAGCAGTTTAAACAGTTAGAAGATAACGTCAAAGTCGAACAGGCTGCGTATGAAATTTATTTGCCAATCTCTGATGATTTGACCAAACAACATGCAATAGAAATTATTGGCTATTGCGGAGATTACTTTGATTTGACTAACTATAAACTAAACGAAGGTAGGGAGCCTAACCAAAATAATGAAATAGCTATAGAGAAATCGATGACGCTGAGACATGGCTTATCCGTTGGTGATACTTTTCAACTGCCTGTAAAAAATGATGAACTAAAAGAATTTGAAATTGTAGGTATAGTGGACGTAGTTAACGATGGGTATTACCATAATCAAAAGGTATTTTTCACTAAGCAAGCTATTTATAATATGGAAAATGATTTTATAAGTAGAACTTTTTTTACTGTAACCGATGGATTTTCAGTTAAAGAAGTTGGGGGCAATATTAAAACAGATCTTAACCTAGAAAACCTTTCCTATAACCATAATTTATTATTTTATTTAGGGCAGCCTTTAGATGAGATGGATATTGCAGCATACGTATCACTAGCTACAGTAGTTCTTTTTTTGTCAATTATTGTATGTTTAGCCACTATAGCTGTTATTTATAACTCTTTTAATATATCTTTTTTGGAGCGAGTAAAACAGATAGGTATTATACGTTCCATAGGATGTACACCAAAACAGACTAGTCAGATTTTTTTTATAGAGGCCGCTATACAGTGCTTTATCGCAATTCCATTCGGCACTTTTGCAGGTATAGGAGCAATGCATGTGGTATTTTATATTCTATCCCAAGGTTCCTATTCCAGTTTTGCAAACTTTACTGTTACTATTTCTCCTCTAGTTATAACAATAAGCAGTATAATGGTTATACTTTCTGTGCTTATATCAGCGTTTATACCACTGATAAAAACAAGGAAAAAACAACCGATAGAAGCTATTTTTTATCAATCTAGTTTAAAAAGGCCGAGATATAAAAAGGGGAAGGGGTCTATATTAAGCAAAATATTTGCTTGGGAAATAATATTGGCATTTAAAAATCTTCAAAGAAATAAAAGACGTTTTATAACTACTGCATTTTCTTTAGGTATAAGCGTTATTTTATTTATAGTTTTCAGTATTTTTGCTCAATATACTTTTAGTACAGCATCAGAAAGAGCAAGTTATGAAAACAATGATTTTGAACTGCTGTGCTTTGAACAGTTGTATTCACTAGAAGACTACCAAAAGATACAGGATTTATCTAATGTAAAAAGCATATATCCGTTAATGGAGACCGATGTATCAATAAACATGGAGAAAAGTAATACTGGAGAGTTTTTAGAAGCTTCATTTCGTGGTTATAACAAAAAAGCAATAAAAAAATCTCAAGATTATTTAGTGCAAGGTAAAATAGACGTTGATAAAAATGATGGTGCTATGTTAGTGAAAACTGGTAGAGAAACTGAAAAGCTGGATTATTCCGTAGGCGACAAAATTTCTTTCTGCATAAAAGAAGAAGACAAAGATGTTGAACTTGAAATAGTTGGAATTTTAGAATTCCCTCCACTTAGTCAAAATTATAGAGGGGAAACAAGGCCAATAATAATTACTGCAAAAGAAACTTATACCCAAATAACTGGCATAGACGAGTATAATGGTTTTTATGTAAATGCCGTCGAGGATATTGATTTCGAAAGTCATATTAACTTATCTGAAAATTTAAGTGAAATAGTGCAAAAAAATAGTGGGGAGTTTAGAGATGCTTTGGCGGACATTAGAAGGGGGCAGCAAACTAAAATTGAGACGTTTGTGTTTATTTATGGTTTTGTTGCTTTGATAAGCGTTATTGCGGTGTTAAACATAATTACCACCATCAGCACAAACCTGCTAACCAGAACTAAAGAATTTGCAATGCTTAGAGCCGTTGGTTTGAGTCCCCAAACTCTCTGCAATATGGTAAGATTTGAAGCTATATTTACTGGATTAATTGGCGTAACTTATGGGTTAATTATTGGAAATATATTAGGATATTGGTTATACAACATTATGATTGATATTCATCAAGCTCCCTGGAATTTTCCGTGGAGAGCTAATATGATTGTAATTATAGCTGTAATATTAGTTTCTTTAATGGCCTCCTACACAACAATAAGTAAAGTTAAAAAAATGAATATAATTGATGAAATTCGTATGGAAGATTAA
- a CDS encoding ABC transporter ATP-binding protein: MEILRTENLSKIYESGQEKVEALKDVSISIKKGEFVAVVGPSGSGKSTLLHLLGGLDRPTEGRVFVDGVDIYTMKEEKLAIFRRRQVGFIFQFYNLVPVLTAEENITLPLMLDGKKVDKSYFDEVINLLGLKDRKNHFPSQLSGGQQQRTSIGRAIIYKPAVVLADEPTGNLDSKTSKEVIDLLRLSVARYQQTLIMITHEMSIAEQADRIIRIEDGRVVKNEVVR, encoded by the coding sequence ATGGAAATTTTACGTACAGAAAATTTATCTAAGATTTATGAAAGTGGGCAAGAAAAAGTAGAGGCTTTAAAGGATGTAAGTATTTCTATAAAAAAGGGTGAATTTGTGGCAGTGGTAGGGCCTTCGGGGTCGGGGAAAAGTACTTTGCTTCATTTGCTAGGTGGGTTAGATAGACCTACTGAGGGCAGAGTTTTTGTTGACGGTGTAGATATTTATACAATGAAAGAGGAAAAACTGGCTATCTTTAGACGCCGTCAAGTAGGGTTTATTTTTCAATTTTACAATTTGGTGCCGGTTCTTACCGCGGAAGAAAATATAACTTTGCCATTGATGCTAGATGGGAAAAAAGTTGATAAATCATATTTTGATGAAGTGATAAATTTACTTGGGTTAAAGGATAGAAAAAATCATTTTCCCTCTCAGCTTTCCGGTGGGCAGCAGCAGCGAACATCCATAGGTAGAGCAATTATTTACAAGCCAGCAGTTGTGCTAGCTGATGAGCCTACAGGTAACTTAGATAGCAAGACAAGCAAAGAAGTAATAGATCTTCTTAGATTGTCCGTTGCTAGATATCAGCAAACGTTGATTATGATAACCCATGAGATGTCTATCGCAGAACAAGCTGATAGAATAATTCGCATAGAAGATGGCAGGGTAGTAAAAAATGAGGTGGTAAGATGA
- a CDS encoding ABC transporter permease yields the protein MEAITSLGLRYLLENKIRTALTILGIIISVAMITSIGTILVSFRDAEIERAIDTRGSHHASFMGLSGKQMEIIEKNSKIEKTATEVYVGGGFIPPQTKEPDENFNKLRLLSVDGCYFELTSTAIEEGREPERKNEIALDTSYARSLGASIGDEITLCINYDANRNLRNFLWEDLSLEQFDIKTFNVVGLLSSHCRFPKGIVSPKFSEQVLAEPEYSTYISIKDGLAVQEVVEEIAAENNLTDINYNRLLLTLLGQGIDGYNTAWIVTLFSIVLFLSALVCLATVAVIYNSFNISVLERIKQFGILRSIGATPLQIRKIVFVEATLQCLIAIPLGLISGLLAMKVVFYLLSLGEFSNFGHVKVSISLLVLVGSSFVGVLSVFLSAFRPAYSSSKMQLLEAMFYRPKIKKFKKRKGKVIGKILTPEMTLAFKNLQRNKKRFILTSFSLSISVILFIVFSVFTNYIIKLEESRTGHIADYTVYAYNDRFSVEDVDKIKSIEGITKVNPINSVTRKSYLSLDDYSEEYLRKFPDRQELLQYSKIIGYPQVQIQKLLKDEFDVEARWYDVLETNGVFVVQNNLFYEGSNSSVLPVTDFEIGDEIIINKREHDEEEELESLTVMGIVDRVPIYHLNYPDGHLVYLITTDEVLNYLGVEGYNKIFANVEDDLSNEEYEKISSQLWEIKDQVKEGAVRDGVKEARMQRQYKLEVYVFVYGFIALISLIGAINILNTVNTNILTRTKEFSMLKAVGLSTKGLCKMIRYEALFNGLLGVIYGCIVGNLLGYWLYKIIIDLRDIPWEFPWLANLIIVISVFVISLSASFTTVRKMKSLNIIETLKEE from the coding sequence ATGGAAGCTATTACCTCCTTAGGATTGCGGTATCTATTGGAAAATAAGATAAGAACAGCTTTGACTATATTGGGGATTATTATATCTGTGGCTATGATAACCTCTATAGGCACTATTCTGGTTAGTTTTAGAGATGCTGAAATAGAAAGAGCAATAGACACGCGGGGTTCTCATCATGCTTCTTTTATGGGGCTGAGTGGCAAGCAGATGGAAATTATAGAAAAGAACTCAAAGATAGAAAAAACAGCTACCGAAGTTTATGTAGGCGGAGGTTTTATACCACCTCAAACAAAAGAGCCTGATGAGAATTTTAATAAATTGCGGCTGTTAAGTGTTGATGGATGTTATTTTGAGTTAACTAGCACGGCAATAGAGGAAGGAAGAGAGCCTGAGAGGAAAAATGAGATTGCTTTGGATACCAGCTATGCTAGAAGCTTAGGAGCCTCTATCGGTGATGAAATTACATTATGTATAAACTATGATGCCAACAGAAATCTTAGGAATTTTTTGTGGGAGGATTTATCATTAGAGCAGTTTGATATTAAAACTTTTAATGTTGTGGGGTTACTGAGCTCCCATTGTCGTTTTCCCAAAGGAATAGTAAGCCCAAAATTTTCTGAGCAAGTTTTAGCAGAGCCTGAATATAGCACTTATATAAGTATAAAAGATGGATTGGCAGTACAGGAGGTTGTAGAGGAAATAGCAGCCGAAAATAACTTGACAGATATAAATTATAATAGACTTTTGTTAACTTTACTTGGGCAAGGGATAGATGGCTATAACACAGCTTGGATTGTAACTTTATTTTCAATAGTTCTTTTTTTAAGTGCCTTAGTCTGTTTAGCTACCGTTGCAGTAATCTATAATTCATTCAATATTTCTGTGTTAGAAAGGATTAAGCAGTTTGGAATTCTACGTTCTATCGGAGCTACTCCTCTACAAATAAGAAAAATTGTTTTTGTAGAGGCAACGTTACAATGCTTGATAGCAATACCGTTGGGGTTGATATCAGGATTGTTAGCGATGAAGGTAGTTTTTTACCTTTTGTCGCTGGGGGAGTTTTCGAATTTTGGACATGTAAAAGTATCTATTTCTCTTTTGGTGTTGGTTGGAAGTAGCTTTGTGGGAGTGTTATCAGTATTTTTATCTGCCTTTAGGCCTGCTTACAGCTCTTCTAAAATGCAGCTTTTGGAGGCAATGTTTTATCGACCTAAAATTAAAAAGTTCAAAAAAAGAAAAGGAAAGGTGATAGGCAAGATTTTAACGCCAGAAATGACGTTAGCATTTAAAAATCTTCAGCGAAACAAAAAGAGGTTTATTCTAACATCTTTCTCGTTGAGTATAAGTGTGATTCTCTTTATAGTTTTTAGTGTATTTACTAACTATATAATTAAGTTAGAAGAAAGTCGAACGGGACATATAGCTGATTATACTGTTTATGCTTATAATGATAGATTTTCTGTAGAGGATGTTGATAAAATAAAATCTATAGAAGGTATTACAAAAGTCAATCCCATCAACAGTGTTACCAGAAAAAGCTACCTTTCTTTAGATGATTATAGCGAAGAGTATCTGAGGAAATTCCCTGATAGGCAAGAATTATTACAGTATTCAAAAATCATAGGCTATCCCCAAGTGCAGATACAAAAGCTGTTAAAGGATGAGTTTGATGTTGAAGCAAGATGGTACGATGTATTAGAAACTAATGGCGTTTTTGTTGTACAAAACAATCTGTTTTATGAGGGAAGCAATAGCTCTGTTCTTCCAGTTACAGATTTTGAAATAGGGGATGAAATAATAATTAATAAAAGGGAGCATGACGAGGAAGAAGAACTGGAGTCATTAACAGTTATGGGAATAGTGGATAGGGTTCCTATTTACCACTTAAATTATCCAGATGGTCATTTAGTTTATTTGATAACTACTGATGAAGTGTTGAACTATTTAGGAGTTGAAGGGTATAATAAAATTTTTGCAAATGTAGAAGATGATTTGAGCAATGAAGAGTATGAAAAGATATCCAGTCAGCTGTGGGAAATAAAAGATCAGGTCAAAGAAGGAGCCGTCCGTGACGGTGTTAAAGAAGCAAGAATGCAACGGCAATATAAGTTAGAGGTTTATGTTTTTGTATATGGATTTATAGCTTTAATCAGTTTAATCGGGGCTATAAATATTTTAAATACAGTTAACACAAATATACTTACTAGAACAAAAGAGTTTTCAATGTTAAAAGCAGTGGGTCTTAGTACAAAAGGACTATGTAAAATGATCAGGTATGAAGCTCTTTTTAATGGTTTGCTGGGTGTAATTTATGGATGCATTGTTGGAAATTTATTGGGTTACTGGTTATATAAAATTATAATTGATTTAAGAGATATACCATGGGAATTTCCTTGGTTGGCAAATTTAATTATAGTTATATCTGTGTTTGTTATCTCTCTCTCTGCTTCTTTCACTACTGTAAGAAAAATGAAGAGCCTAAATATTATAGAAACACTTAAAGAAGAATAA
- a CDS encoding VanZ family protein: MIALLGVLGVIIFIVIDIIRNKSKNIIGRLLFYSFLIYMVKVFEVTTGNIHIFSRDRLGGTVYIQLIPFKFIADWYQLYVHRGADWFFWNSVRLSLYNVILLLPLGIYLPVLFNVRNIKRVTIWVMLTSLTIEIYQAIFSYYGLVFMRTSNIDDIILNTLGGVIGFCFYKIALSKWVHKFIEG, from the coding sequence TTGATTGCGTTATTAGGGGTTTTAGGGGTAATTATTTTCATCGTGATCGATATTATAAGAAACAAGTCAAAAAATATTATAGGTAGGTTGTTGTTTTATAGTTTTTTGATTTATATGGTAAAAGTGTTTGAGGTTACAACAGGAAATATACATATATTCTCAAGGGACAGGTTAGGAGGGACAGTTTATATTCAGCTTATACCATTTAAATTTATAGCTGACTGGTATCAATTATACGTGCATAGAGGAGCAGATTGGTTTTTTTGGAACTCTGTGAGGCTTTCCCTTTATAATGTCATACTGTTACTGCCGTTAGGGATTTATCTACCTGTCCTATTTAATGTAAGGAATATAAAAAGAGTTACTATCTGGGTAATGCTTACATCATTAACCATAGAAATTTACCAAGCAATCTTTTCTTACTATGGACTTGTATTCATGCGTACATCTAATATAGATGATATTATTTTAAACACATTAGGTGGGGTTATAGGGTTTTGTTTTTACAAAATAGCGTTAAGTAAATGGGTACATAAGTTTATCGAAGGTTAA
- a CDS encoding ABC transporter permease: protein MKSMGTLAMRYLWYQKKRTALTILGIIISVSMFTSIATLMLSFRDAELKRVKEVKGVHHASLFSHKKQYENIALNPHIDKVAYSYFVGRGYVYDYPIHLYSYKGDYLYLKNLSFSKGREPQKTNEIVLSTKVARKLELSVGDTLLMSVDGIYNYRNDDGSWMNENHYLGEKEFKISGLIESDNHHQTAYVSHDYVERNQGNVLFTVKDGLAVRDVVEDIAPNNGMINYNNTLLILQGRVQSDYYKGLFISVAAIVMLLVLVVCGATVAVTYNSFNISVLERIRQFGIISSVGATPKQLRRIVLVEAGVQALIAIPLGLIFGVVAMHIVFYLLSISAYTSFTGVSLSYSIKMLLICAAIGCFSVFLSALTPVILAGKKRSLEAIFYRPKVSPIFRKRKGFIIKRFFSAEKTLAYKNLQRNKKRTVLTALSLGVSVILLIVFSVFSYYSYDVKNTRNMYDNDFEITRTYGDPYPEETLNQIEQLEGIKTVQAHRNHSVFAVVEPDKVKNESKSYSCLADGGSNVISGKISGYSESQLNAAKDHLLKGEVNKKQMMNENGVLLVQSINNRQSNTRLIDYEVGDQIKIFLDKAEAELHIQNPEDYDCEEFITLTVKGILEKDLFNLNNEGIHLIALDDYYKTNLKEGYDKFYVNAVDDLDTDTHMQLVEQLEDISRKSKGGRFTDYFYNVRRDKQIFTESSVFAYGFIALIGFLGALNIINTVNANLLTRTKEFAMLMSVGIGPKSLARMVRWEAIMSGLIGVIYGCIIGNLLGYLLYLLMNDVTEIAWKFPWAANITVIIATIMVSLLASRATVQQVKKMNIIETLREE, encoded by the coding sequence ATGAAGTCTATGGGCACCTTAGCAATGAGGTATCTATGGTATCAAAAGAAAAGGACAGCATTAACTATATTGGGGATAATAATATCTGTTTCCATGTTTACATCTATTGCAACCTTAATGTTAAGCTTTAGAGATGCAGAGCTTAAAAGAGTAAAGGAAGTTAAAGGAGTGCACCATGCTAGTTTATTTAGCCACAAAAAACAATATGAAAATATTGCTTTGAATCCCCACATAGACAAAGTAGCATACTCTTATTTTGTTGGACGTGGATATGTATATGATTACCCCATTCATCTTTATAGCTACAAGGGAGATTATTTATATTTAAAAAATCTTTCGTTCAGTAAAGGAAGGGAGCCCCAAAAAACAAACGAGATAGTGTTAAGCACAAAGGTCGCACGGAAGCTGGAACTTTCTGTAGGAGATACTCTTTTGATGTCAGTGGACGGCATTTATAATTACCGCAATGATGACGGAAGCTGGATGAATGAGAATCACTATTTAGGGGAAAAAGAATTTAAAATTTCTGGCTTAATAGAAAGTGATAACCATCATCAAACAGCTTATGTTTCACATGACTATGTTGAGAGGAACCAAGGGAATGTTCTTTTTACCGTTAAAGATGGTTTAGCTGTGAGAGATGTAGTAGAGGATATAGCTCCAAATAACGGTATGATTAACTATAATAATACTCTGTTAATTTTGCAGGGACGGGTACAAAGTGATTACTACAAAGGTCTTTTCATAAGCGTTGCAGCTATAGTTATGCTGTTAGTGCTTGTGGTCTGTGGAGCTACCGTAGCAGTTACCTATAATTCATTTAATATTTCAGTATTAGAGCGAATAAGACAGTTTGGAATTATTTCTTCTGTTGGCGCTACACCAAAGCAACTACGAAGAATAGTTTTGGTTGAAGCAGGAGTTCAAGCTCTAATTGCTATTCCCTTAGGGTTGATTTTCGGAGTTGTGGCTATGCATATAGTCTTTTACCTATTATCAATAAGTGCTTACACCAGCTTTACTGGAGTGTCATTATCCTATTCGATAAAAATGCTATTGATATGTGCAGCTATAGGTTGTTTTTCGGTCTTTTTATCAGCACTTACACCGGTAATCTTGGCAGGTAAAAAGCGATCGTTAGAAGCAATTTTTTATAGGCCTAAGGTGAGCCCAATATTTAGAAAGCGAAAAGGCTTTATAATTAAAAGATTTTTTTCTGCTGAAAAAACATTAGCCTATAAAAATCTTCAAAGAAATAAAAAAAGAACTGTGCTAACAGCGCTTTCTCTGGGTGTTAGTGTAATTTTATTGATTGTTTTTAGTGTTTTTAGCTATTATTCATATGATGTTAAAAACACTAGGAATATGTATGATAATGATTTTGAAATAACTAGAACATATGGAGATCCTTATCCCGAAGAAACCTTAAATCAAATTGAACAGCTAGAAGGAATTAAAACAGTTCAAGCTCATAGAAATCATTCCGTGTTTGCAGTAGTTGAACCAGATAAAGTGAAAAATGAAAGTAAAAGTTATTCTTGTTTAGCTGATGGAGGCTCTAACGTTATCAGCGGAAAAATTTCAGGGTATAGTGAAAGTCAACTAAATGCAGCTAAAGACCATTTGTTAAAGGGAGAAGTTAACAAAAAGCAAATGATGAATGAAAATGGAGTTTTACTTGTTCAAAGTATAAACAACAGACAATCTAATACTCGGCTAATAGATTATGAAGTTGGCGATCAAATAAAAATTTTCCTAGATAAAGCAGAAGCTGAATTGCACATACAAAACCCAGAGGATTATGACTGTGAGGAGTTTATTACTTTAACTGTTAAAGGCATATTAGAAAAAGATCTATTTAATTTAAATAATGAAGGAATACATTTGATAGCTTTAGATGATTATTATAAGACCAATTTAAAAGAGGGGTACGATAAATTTTATGTTAATGCAGTTGATGATTTAGATACTGATACCCATATGCAGCTTGTTGAACAGCTAGAAGATATATCTAGAAAATCTAAAGGAGGTAGGTTTACCGATTACTTTTATAATGTGAGAAGGGATAAGCAAATATTTACTGAATCATCTGTATTTGCATATGGTTTTATAGCCTTGATAGGATTTTTAGGAGCATTAAACATAATAAACACTGTTAACGCAAACTTGCTAACAAGGACTAAGGAGTTTGCCATGTTAATGTCTGTAGGCATAGGACCAAAAAGTTTGGCAAGAATGGTTAGATGGGAGGCAATAATGAGCGGCCTTATAGGAGTAATATATGGATGTATTATTGGAAATTTATTAGGTTATTTGTTGTATCTTTTAATGAATGATGTAACAGAAATAGCATGGAAGTTTCCATGGGCTGCAAATATAACTGTTATAATAGCTACTATAATGGTATCATTATTAGCTTCTAGGGCTACAGTACAACAGGTAAAGAAGATGAACATAATAGAAACACTGAGGGAGGAATAG